The DNA region GTGTTAACTTTTTTGATTTATCTACAAATGATCCAACGGGTTGGGCATGGACTTTTCCAGGAGGAACACCTTCTAGTTCAAACCAGCAAAATCCGGTGGTCACCTATAAGACTTTTGGAACGTTTGATGTGACCCTTAGGGTAAGCAATGCATTTGGATCTAACTCAGTTACATTTTCAAAATATATTGAAGCGAATGATAAACCAAAAGCTAATTTTAGTAAAGTCATTGTTTCAAGAACGGTATATTTTACAAATCTGACCTTATATGGCAGTACCTATGAATGGGATTTTGGTGATGGAGAAACCTCAAATGACCTGGATCCAATACATGAATACCAAAATGATGGTGTTTATGATGTCGTATTGCGTGCAGAAAATGATTGTGGGGTCAATGAATTTAAAATGAAAATAACCATTGTTACGGTTCCAATTGCTCTGTTCTCTGCAGACACTACCTTTGGTTGTACTTCATTCAAAGTTAAATTTATCAACCTTTCATCTACCAATGTTACTTCCTGGACCTGGACTTTTCCAGGAGGCGTGCCATCTACTTCATCCCTTTTTGAACCAATTGTTGAGTATAAAAACCCTGGTTCATTTGATGTTAAATTAGTGGCGAGAAATAGTAAATACAGTGCGACCGCTGAAAAATTAAATTATATCAAGGCAGATTCAACGCCTGTTGCTGATTTTACTTTCCAGGAAAACGGAACAATCATATCGTTTACAGATAAATCAAAATTTTCCAGGACAATGCATTGGGATTTTGGAGACGGAAAAACAAGTACGGAGCAAAATCCTACCCATGAATACTTACCCGGAATTTATCAGGCCAAGCAAATTATAGAAAATGCTTGTGGCAGAGACACGTTTACTCAAGAAATAATCATCGGAACAGGATTAATTGCTGGATTTAGTTCTGATTTTCAAAAAGGTTGCATTCCTTTTGAAGTTCATTTTAAGAACACTTCAGTAGGTGCATCCAGCTACCAATGGAGTTTTCCAGGAGGGACACCTTCAAGTTCAATTGATAAAGATCCTGTTGTGACCTATAATTCAGTAGGAATTTATGATGTTTCATTAAAGGTGAAAGGGAATGGAGATTCAGTTACAATAAACAAGCAACAGTTTGTAAGTGTTGGTGATAATCCTGAAGCGGCCTTTCAAAAATCAATTACTGGATTTTCAGTATTTTTTAATGACCAGTCAAAATTGGGAGCTAGCTATTTATGGGAATTTGGAGACTCCAAAACAAGTACTGAAGTTTCTCCAACCCATTTATATTCTGCTGAAGGAGATTATCACGTTCGGTTAATAGTGACAAATGATTGCGGTTCTGATACCATGAACCAATTGGTGGCAGTTTATTTAGTTCCTAAAGTCGATTTTATTGCAGATTCCACAATTATTTGCGGATTTGGAGAGGTCCAATTCACAAGTAAAACTTCTGCAGACGTAAATTCCTGGTCCTGGATATTTGATGGTGCTTCACCGGATACTTCATCAAGTAAAAACCCAGTGGTTTATTATGACAAAAAAGGTATTTATTCTGTTAAACTGACCGTTCGGAATTCAAATGGTGAAAATAGCTTAATCCGACAATCCTATATTCGTGTTATTTCACCCGTATTGTGTCCGGAAAATATTATCTACAAAAATTCAGAATTAAATGGAGACATAATTTATCCAATTAAGAAACAAGATTCTGAAGGAATTAAAATTTTTCCAAATCCTTTTAATGGAATTCTAAATATTTCGGGATTGGACGTACAGGATAAAAACTTGATTAAAATTTATAATTACCTGGGTGAAGTGGTTTATTCACATGTAGCTGTTCCAGATCAACCAAGTATTAAGTTAAATCTAAATGACTTGAAAGCTGGATCTTATATTTTAAGTATTGAAAATAAAAAGAGCACAATTACAAGAGCGATATTCTTATCAAGATAATTCAAGCTATTCTGCTGGAATCAAGGGTGATATATGAATAAAGCAGAATAAGCGTTCTAGTCAAGACAGCAGTAGTTAATTAACTGCAGTTCATTATGGTTCTGCCGGGAATAACATGCGAATTAGCCAGAATTGATGTGTTCTGGGTAATTTGCACGGTTTTTGTATATATCATGTTTTGGACTTATTAAGATGCACTATCAGAATAAATGGATCATACTTGCATTCGTTAGCATGTGGCTAACGGAGTTAAGTGGTCAGTGGTGCTGTGTCGACTCAACAGTTTTAATTAAAGATAAATCCACAGCTTCTCTCAAATTATTAATAAGTTCAGCACTCAATAATAATTTAGCAAATCCTGGACAAGGTGTTTGTGGAGTAAGGATACAATTCGAACACGAGTTTATTGGAGACCTCACAATGGATCTCATTTCTCCTTCTGGGCAAAGACTTCGATTGGTTGGACCCATTGGTAATTCCGGAATTTCAGACTTTTCACATTGGGCTGTCACATTTATTCCATGTGCTGATAAATCAAATCCTGACAAAGGCTTTAAAATGAAATGGGATAATCAACAAGCCTGGGGAATTTTTGGCAAATTTTATAATGGCACATATTACCCGGAAGGAGGATGTCTGGAAAGTTTTAATTTAGGTTCTGTAAATGGAATTTGGACACTCGAAGTCCACGATGACGAACGATTTTATGAAGGTAAAATCGAGAGTTTTTGTTTATTGTTTTGCGATCCTACTGGAATTAATTGTATGGATTGCAGTCCAAATGGTGGTGTTTTTATAAATGAACATTTAGATTATTGTATTGATGATCCTCAGCTTTTAATCCAGGAACGGATTACGTTTCCAGTTTATAAACCGGATTCTACCTCGTATTCT from Saprospiraceae bacterium includes:
- a CDS encoding PKD domain-containing protein: MKIREITLQLFIIFLGFIGLQAQNISLSELKQSQKSPLNQVFYDYKLVKIDFDQLKSGMSSRGNQHFLTLKHPDFVWNLELFEHEVYTSDYLLRVGTDRGVQEFRRRPDIHSLIGYLKTPRGGDVRMTIADHFIAGMIKEGGATFFIEQANGIDPSYSDDVLVIYDSEKIFQNPSIECGFDKYIKNKQQFIEQSEEKVNNSRNHCLQVEIAIANDFTVFQKRGSVANVENWNNTILTLLGDNYDNEFQHSIEFVQSASFVATSAATDPWNGINNINTHLDKHVSWGNGGGYGAGYDVATAWTTKYTNGAVGLAWLGVICNNLRYNVCSDYGGSNNCIRQLQAHELGHNFNADHDGSGQPFIMAPAVNCTSAWSTNSISRINAHINSRGCLSVCSGGSAPVADFYGNPVSGCVPFSVNFFDLSTNDPTGWAWTFPGGTPSSSNQQNPVVTYKTFGTFDVTLRVSNAFGSNSVTFSKYIEANDKPKANFSKVIVSRTVYFTNLTLYGSTYEWDFGDGETSNDLDPIHEYQNDGVYDVVLRAENDCGVNEFKMKITIVTVPIALFSADTTFGCTSFKVKFINLSSTNVTSWTWTFPGGVPSTSSLFEPIVEYKNPGSFDVKLVARNSKYSATAEKLNYIKADSTPVADFTFQENGTIISFTDKSKFSRTMHWDFGDGKTSTEQNPTHEYLPGIYQAKQIIENACGRDTFTQEIIIGTGLIAGFSSDFQKGCIPFEVHFKNTSVGASSYQWSFPGGTPSSSIDKDPVVTYNSVGIYDVSLKVKGNGDSVTINKQQFVSVGDNPEAAFQKSITGFSVFFNDQSKLGASYLWEFGDSKTSTEVSPTHLYSAEGDYHVRLIVTNDCGSDTMNQLVAVYLVPKVDFIADSTIICGFGEVQFTSKTSADVNSWSWIFDGASPDTSSSKNPVVYYDKKGIYSVKLTVRNSNGENSLIRQSYIRVISPVLCPENIIYKNSELNGDIIYPIKKQDSEGIKIFPNPFNGILNISGLDVQDKNLIKIYNYLGEVVYSHVAVPDQPSIKLNLNDLKAGSYILSIENKKSTITRAIFLSR